From Sphingomonas hengshuiensis, one genomic window encodes:
- a CDS encoding GntR family transcriptional regulator, translated as MATDKTEDNLSLSRVAYQRLRGEILAGTFAPDMPLRLEFLRERYGISFSPLREALSQLQVERLVSATSNRGFRVAPVSLEEMWDAINARILIEAEALRLSVEYGDDLWEGNIVSSFHALDKSRQRLLDAEDGSLTDLELIESRHQHFHQMLLAACPSALLLQMSATLYAQTERYRRPLLSRASPETVGSKGPHDDHRAMMSAALARDVVAAVDLLRRHLTATGRFIQANSEAREKEMVAA; from the coding sequence ATGGCGACCGACAAGACGGAGGACAATCTTTCGCTGTCACGGGTCGCCTATCAGCGGCTGCGGGGCGAAATTCTCGCCGGTACGTTCGCGCCGGACATGCCCCTGCGTCTGGAATTTCTTCGCGAGCGCTATGGGATTAGCTTTTCGCCGCTGCGCGAGGCCTTGAGCCAGCTTCAAGTCGAACGACTCGTCTCCGCGACGTCAAATCGCGGGTTCCGCGTCGCGCCGGTGTCGCTGGAGGAAATGTGGGACGCGATCAACGCGCGCATCCTGATCGAGGCGGAGGCGCTGCGCCTGTCGGTCGAATATGGCGACGACCTGTGGGAAGGCAATATCGTGAGCAGCTTCCACGCGCTCGACAAATCGCGACAGCGGCTGCTCGACGCGGAGGACGGCAGTCTGACCGATCTGGAACTGATCGAGAGCCGGCACCAGCATTTCCACCAGATGCTGCTGGCCGCCTGCCCCTCGGCGCTTCTGCTGCAGATGAGCGCGACGCTCTATGCGCAGACCGAACGCTATCGCCGCCCACTATTGTCGCGGGCGTCGCCCGAGACCGTTGGCTCGAAGGGACCGCATGACGATCATCGCGCGATGATGTCCGCGGCCCTGGCGCGCGACGTCGTCGCCGCGGTCGATCTGCTTCGTCGCCACCTGACCGCCACGGGGCGGTTCATCCAGGCGAACAGCGAGGCACGCGAAAAGGAAATGGTGGCCGCCTGA
- a CDS encoding acyl-CoA thioesterase → MEYRTSMKVRFAHCDPAGIVFYPRYFEMLNSVVEDWFAEELGADFASLHLDRHLGVPTVRLETEFSAPSRLGDILDAALSVQKVGTSSCAVRVVFASGGEQRLAVSLVLVAIDMRTGKSQPWPADLREALAAAGAPA, encoded by the coding sequence ATGGAATACCGCACGTCGATGAAGGTTCGGTTCGCGCATTGCGACCCCGCCGGAATCGTTTTCTACCCGCGCTATTTCGAGATGCTGAACAGCGTGGTCGAGGATTGGTTCGCGGAGGAACTTGGCGCCGATTTTGCCAGCCTGCATCTCGATCGGCATCTGGGTGTGCCGACGGTGCGGCTCGAAACCGAGTTCTCCGCGCCCTCCCGGCTGGGCGACATCCTCGACGCCGCGCTGAGCGTCCAGAAGGTCGGGACCAGCAGCTGCGCGGTGCGGGTGGTGTTCGCCTCTGGCGGCGAGCAGCGGCTGGCGGTGTCCCTGGTCCTGGTCGCGATCGACATGCGGACCGGGAAATCGCAGCCCTGGCCCGCGGACCTGCGCGAAGCGCTTGCGGCTGCGGGCGCGCCCGCCTGA
- a CDS encoding bifunctional salicylyl-CoA 5-hydroxylase/oxidoreductase, translating into MRILCLGGGPAGVYFAISAKLRNPEHQVVVLERNRAGDTFGWGVVFSDQTLQNLRANDPVSAEQISASFAHWDDIEVSINGDTIRSSGHGFIGIGRKRLLNILQDRARDLGVELRFETEFSDDITAYPEFDLVVAADGINSRIRSANAAAFEADVERRANKFVWLGTTKLFDSFSFIFEKTEAGWLWAHAYRFDAEHSTFIVECSEETWHGLGLDQMNGDQSRAFCERTFAAHLDGHKLISNATHLRGSAAWINFSRIVCGRWSIGNVVLLGDAAHTAHFSIGSGTKLALEDAIKLADVLDRPELDAPSALKAALVEYQDVRALEVLKIQNSARNSTEWFETLDRYLDMAPIQFAYSLLTRSQRVSHENLRLRDHAWLERVERWFAAESGMEPVAVPPMFTPFRLRGMTLENRIVVSPVLTYQANDEGDPGAFHLTHYGARALGGAGLVMTEMTAVLPEGRATAACPGLYTDKQVAAWRAITDFAHQHSKAKIGIQIGHAGARAGMPVPGSGGSAADWDRVSASAEPWGAGCPVPAALDRGGMDAIVAAFVAAAQRADAAGFDLLELQAGHGFLLSSFLTPLMNHREDEYGGSPAGRLRFPLEVVRAVRAAWPEDKPLAVRISAQDWVGERGVQPADAVGISAALAAAGADIIDVSSGETSPEGRPVYGRMYQTPLSDQIRNEAGVATITVGNIYEADQVNSILAAGRADLVALGRPHLADPAWTLHAAAAAGYEAFVPPAYALGQAQLMRLASRPAEALQA; encoded by the coding sequence TTGCGTATCTTGTGTCTGGGCGGGGGGCCGGCGGGGGTCTATTTCGCTATTTCCGCGAAGCTGCGGAACCCCGAGCATCAGGTTGTGGTGCTGGAGCGCAACCGGGCTGGCGACACCTTTGGCTGGGGTGTCGTGTTCTCGGATCAGACGCTCCAGAACCTGCGCGCCAACGATCCCGTCAGCGCCGAGCAGATCAGCGCCAGCTTCGCGCACTGGGACGATATCGAGGTGTCCATCAATGGCGACACGATTCGATCGTCGGGCCATGGCTTCATCGGAATCGGGCGCAAGCGGCTGCTGAACATCCTCCAGGATCGCGCGCGCGATCTCGGCGTCGAGCTGCGGTTCGAAACCGAGTTCAGCGACGACATTACCGCCTATCCCGAATTCGACCTTGTCGTCGCCGCCGATGGCATCAACAGCCGCATCCGCTCGGCCAATGCCGCCGCCTTCGAGGCGGACGTCGAACGGCGGGCGAACAAGTTCGTGTGGCTGGGCACGACCAAATTGTTCGATTCCTTCTCGTTCATTTTCGAGAAGACCGAAGCGGGCTGGCTATGGGCCCATGCATATCGATTCGACGCCGAGCATTCGACCTTCATCGTCGAATGTTCGGAGGAGACCTGGCACGGACTCGGGCTGGACCAAATGAACGGGGATCAGAGCCGCGCCTTTTGTGAACGTACCTTCGCAGCGCATCTGGACGGGCACAAGCTCATCAGCAACGCCACCCATTTGCGCGGCTCTGCGGCGTGGATCAACTTCAGCCGGATCGTATGCGGCCGCTGGTCGATCGGGAACGTCGTGCTGCTGGGCGATGCCGCGCATACCGCGCATTTCTCTATCGGGTCGGGCACCAAGCTGGCGCTGGAGGACGCGATCAAACTCGCTGATGTGCTGGATCGCCCAGAGCTGGACGCTCCCTCCGCGCTGAAGGCGGCGCTGGTCGAGTATCAGGATGTCCGGGCCCTTGAAGTGCTCAAGATCCAAAACAGCGCGCGCAACTCCACCGAATGGTTCGAGACGCTCGATCGCTATCTGGACATGGCGCCGATCCAGTTCGCCTATTCGCTGCTGACTCGAAGCCAGCGCGTCAGCCATGAGAATCTCCGCCTTCGCGACCACGCCTGGCTGGAACGGGTCGAGCGTTGGTTCGCGGCCGAATCGGGAATGGAGCCCGTGGCGGTCCCGCCGATGTTCACGCCGTTTCGCCTGCGCGGGATGACGCTGGAGAACCGCATTGTCGTGTCGCCGGTGCTCACCTATCAGGCGAATGACGAAGGCGATCCCGGCGCGTTCCACCTCACGCATTACGGCGCACGCGCGCTGGGCGGCGCGGGGCTGGTGATGACGGAGATGACGGCGGTCCTTCCGGAAGGCCGCGCCACCGCCGCATGCCCCGGCCTGTATACCGACAAGCAGGTGGCGGCGTGGCGGGCGATCACCGACTTTGCGCATCAGCACAGCAAGGCGAAGATCGGCATCCAGATCGGCCATGCCGGCGCGCGCGCCGGAATGCCCGTGCCCGGTTCCGGCGGCTCCGCCGCTGACTGGGATCGCGTGTCCGCGTCGGCCGAGCCATGGGGGGCTGGCTGCCCCGTCCCCGCCGCGCTGGATCGCGGCGGCATGGACGCGATCGTCGCCGCCTTCGTGGCCGCGGCACAGCGCGCCGATGCCGCGGGGTTCGACCTGCTGGAGTTGCAGGCCGGGCACGGCTTCCTGCTTTCCAGCTTTCTCACGCCGTTGATGAACCACCGCGAGGATGAATATGGCGGATCGCCGGCGGGCCGGCTTCGCTTTCCGCTGGAGGTCGTGCGCGCGGTGCGGGCCGCCTGGCCCGAGGACAAGCCGCTCGCGGTGCGCATATCGGCGCAGGACTGGGTGGGCGAGCGCGGCGTCCAGCCGGCGGACGCCGTGGGCATTTCGGCGGCGCTGGCGGCGGCGGGCGCCGACATCATCGACGTATCCTCGGGCGAGACGAGCCCCGAGGGCCGCCCGGTCTATGGCCGCATGTATCAGACGCCCTTGTCCGACCAGATTCGCAACGAGGCGGGCGTGGCGACGATCACCGTCGGCAATATCTACGAAGCGGACCAGGTCAATTCGATCCTGGCCGCCGGACGGGCGGATCTGGTGGCGTTGGGACGTCCGCACCTCGCCGATCCGGCCTGGACGCTCCATGCGGCGGCGGCGGCGGGATACGAGGCGTTCGTCCCGCCAGCCTATGCGCTGGGCCAGGCGCAACTGATGCGGCTCGCGTCCAGGCCCGCCGAGGCGCTACAGGCCTGA
- a CDS encoding benzoate-CoA ligase family protein: protein MIETYNVAEDLIARNLPTRSGKIAFIDDAGRYTFGELAERVERFAGHLVAAGAVQESRIVLCLEDGIDFVTACLGAIWAGVVPVMINPLLTSADFAYLLDDSRAFAVVTSAGAWPAIAPVLDERRYLRHVVFSGEAPAGRIAFADALAAAEPLRQPAPTRADEPCLWQYSSGSTGRPKGTIHTHSAVSGLLDLYPRQILSLSEADTSFSAAKLFFGYGFGNGLVFPLGTGATAVLMAGRPTPAAVFERLRAHQPTIFYGVPTLYQSMLLAEDLPTADELRLRICTSAGEALPADIGERWKARFGIDILDGIGSTEMLHIFLSNRPGDVKYGTTGHPLHGIALRLLDESGSEVAAGEIGELHIKGATSASGYWARRDKTRETFLGEWTRSGDKFRQDADGRFVYCGRSDDMLKVSGIYVSPFEVESVLMTHPDVAEAAVVGWPDPAGLIKPKAYVVLARPCSGRDIAGELKEHVKSSLAPYKYPRWFDFVDALPKTATGKIERYKLRHQK, encoded by the coding sequence ATGATCGAAACCTACAATGTCGCGGAAGACCTGATCGCGAGGAACCTGCCGACGCGGTCCGGCAAAATCGCGTTCATCGATGACGCCGGACGCTACACGTTCGGAGAACTGGCCGAGCGCGTCGAGCGGTTTGCCGGCCATCTCGTGGCTGCCGGGGCCGTGCAGGAAAGCCGGATCGTCCTGTGCCTTGAGGACGGGATCGATTTCGTCACCGCCTGCCTTGGCGCAATCTGGGCGGGCGTCGTGCCGGTGATGATCAATCCGCTGCTGACGAGCGCGGACTTCGCCTATCTACTCGACGACAGCCGGGCCTTTGCGGTGGTGACGTCCGCCGGGGCATGGCCGGCGATCGCGCCCGTGCTCGACGAGCGCCGCTATCTCCGGCACGTCGTGTTCAGCGGCGAGGCCCCGGCGGGTAGGATCGCCTTCGCCGACGCCCTGGCCGCTGCCGAGCCGCTTCGCCAACCCGCTCCGACGCGCGCCGACGAACCCTGTTTGTGGCAATATTCGTCGGGGTCGACCGGTCGTCCCAAGGGTACGATCCACACCCACAGCGCCGTTTCCGGGCTGCTTGACCTGTATCCGCGCCAGATCCTGTCGCTCAGCGAAGCCGATACCAGCTTCTCGGCGGCCAAGCTGTTCTTCGGCTATGGCTTCGGCAACGGGCTGGTGTTTCCGCTGGGGACCGGTGCGACGGCGGTCCTGATGGCCGGTCGGCCGACCCCCGCAGCGGTGTTCGAGCGGCTGCGTGCGCACCAGCCGACGATCTTCTACGGCGTGCCGACGCTGTACCAGTCGATGCTGCTGGCCGAAGACCTGCCCACCGCCGACGAGTTGCGGCTGCGCATCTGCACCTCCGCGGGCGAAGCGCTGCCCGCCGATATCGGCGAGCGCTGGAAAGCCCGGTTCGGTATCGACATCCTCGATGGCATCGGCTCGACCGAGATGCTCCACATCTTCCTCTCGAACCGTCCGGGCGACGTCAAATACGGCACCACCGGCCACCCCCTCCACGGCATCGCGCTTCGCCTGCTCGACGAATCCGGGTCAGAGGTCGCCGCCGGCGAGATTGGCGAACTCCATATCAAGGGCGCGACGAGCGCATCGGGCTACTGGGCGCGCCGCGACAAGACGCGCGAAACCTTCCTGGGCGAATGGACGCGCAGCGGCGACAAGTTCCGCCAGGATGCGGACGGCCGGTTCGTCTATTGCGGGCGCTCGGACGACATGCTCAAGGTCAGCGGCATCTACGTTTCCCCGTTCGAAGTGGAAAGCGTGCTGATGACGCACCCCGACGTCGCCGAAGCCGCGGTGGTCGGCTGGCCCGACCCCGCGGGACTGATCAAACCCAAGGCCTATGTGGTGCTCGCCCGCCCGTGCAGCGGGCGCGATATCGCGGGCGAGCTCAAGGAGCATGTCAAATCCAGCCTCGCGCCCTACAAATATCCACGCTGGTTTGATTTCGTCGATGCATTGCCGAAAACAGCGACGGGCAAAATCGAGCGCTATAAACTTCGGCACCAAAAGTAG
- a CDS encoding IS3 family transposase (programmed frameshift) — translation MKKSKYTDEQIAFALKQAETGTPVAEVIRRMCISEQTFYRWKKVYGGLGVGELRRLKLLEEENRKLKQLVADLSLDKHILQDVLFKKALTPGRRREIVAHVQASHGVSERRSCLALGVDRSLVRYVSHRPDQAPLVLRIRDLAATRTRYGYFRIYILLRREGWFVNHKRVYRLYRNDGLSLRLKRPRRNVSAANRERQPEALTANEMWSMDFVSDALFDGRRLSALTVVDAFTREALAIDVDQGIKGEQVVEAMTRIALSRGAPKTIRVDNGTEFISKALDRWAYENGVTLDFSRPGKPTDNVVESFNGRLRDECLNRHWFLSLEDARAKIEAWRRDYNESRPHTSLGWLTPIEYAAAAAKIAAE, via the exons ATGAAGAAGTCGAAGTACACAGACGAGCAGATTGCGTTCGCATTGAAGCAGGCGGAGACGGGTACACCGGTGGCGGAGGTGATCCGCCGGATGTGTATTTCGGAGCAGACGTTCTACCGCTGGAAGAAGGTTTATGGCGGGCTCGGGGTGGGCGAGTTGCGGCGCCTGAAGTTGCTCGAGGAGGAGAACCGCAAGCTCAAGCAGCTGGTCGCGGACCTTAGCCTGGACAAGCATATCCTGCAGGATGTTCTTT TCAAAAAAGCTCTGACGCCTGGGCGGCGGCGCGAGATCGTCGCGCACGTCCAGGCGTCCCATGGTGTCAGCGAGCGGCGCAGTTGCCTGGCGCTCGGTGTGGATCGGTCGTTGGTGCGGTATGTGTCGCACCGGCCCGACCAGGCGCCACTGGTGCTGCGCATTCGCGATCTGGCGGCGACGCGGACCCGATACGGTTACTTCAGAATCTACATCCTGCTTCGCCGGGAAGGATGGTTCGTGAACCACAAGCGTGTTTACCGCCTCTACCGGAATGATGGACTGAGCCTTCGGCTCAAGCGGCCCAGGCGCAACGTCAGCGCCGCCAACCGCGAACGGCAACCTGAAGCGCTGACGGCGAACGAGATGTGGTCGATGGACTTCGTCTCGGACGCGCTGTTCGACGGTCGTAGGCTAAGCGCGCTGACGGTGGTCGATGCGTTCACCCGCGAGGCGCTGGCGATCGATGTCGATCAGGGCATCAAGGGTGAACAGGTGGTCGAGGCGATGACACGGATCGCGCTGTCGCGCGGGGCGCCCAAGACCATCCGGGTTGATAACGGCACCGAGTTCATCTCGAAAGCGCTCGACCGCTGGGCATATGAGAACGGGGTCACGCTCGACTTCAGCAGGCCGGGCAAGCCAACGGACAATGTCGTCGAATCGTTCAACGGTCGCCTGCGGGACGAATGCCTGAACAGGCATTGGTTCCTGTCGCTGGAAGACGCCCGAGCCAAGATCGAAGCCTGGCGGCGGGACTATAATGAGAGCCGTCCTCACACGTCTCTTGGCTGGCTGACGCCGATCGAATATGCTGCTGCTGCGGCCAAGATCGCCGCCGAATGA
- a CDS encoding DsbA family oxidoreductase, with protein sequence MKTRLKIDFVSDVSCPWCVIGLRGLETALASAGDAVEADIVFQPFELNPDMVPEGENIVEHIGRKYGSTPEQSAASRAMIRDRGAGLGFTFAMSDQSRIYNTFDAHRLLHWAKATDQQKALKTALFEAYFTDGRDPSDRDVLIATVAKAGLDPDAAGEVLSSGRYGDEVRDAERLWQSRGISAVPAVVVNDRYLISGGQPPEAFEEALRNIAAEGADRADMA encoded by the coding sequence ATGAAGACCCGGTTGAAGATCGATTTCGTCTCGGACGTGTCCTGTCCCTGGTGCGTCATTGGGCTGCGCGGGCTCGAAACCGCGCTGGCAAGTGCCGGCGACGCGGTCGAGGCGGACATCGTCTTCCAGCCGTTCGAGCTCAATCCCGACATGGTCCCGGAAGGCGAGAACATCGTAGAGCATATCGGGCGGAAGTACGGATCGACGCCGGAGCAATCGGCCGCCAGCCGCGCGATGATTCGCGATCGCGGGGCGGGGCTCGGCTTCACCTTCGCGATGTCCGACCAGAGCCGCATATACAACACCTTCGACGCGCATCGCCTGCTCCATTGGGCGAAGGCCACGGACCAGCAAAAGGCGCTGAAGACCGCGCTGTTCGAAGCCTATTTCACCGACGGCCGCGATCCGTCGGACCGCGACGTGCTGATCGCGACGGTGGCCAAAGCCGGGCTCGATCCGGATGCGGCCGGCGAGGTCCTGTCCTCGGGCCGGTACGGCGACGAGGTTCGCGACGCCGAGCGGCTGTGGCAATCGCGTGGGATCAGTGCGGTCCCGGCGGTGGTGGTCAACGACCGATATCTGATTTCGGGAGGTCAGCCGCCCGAGGCGTTCGAGGAGGCACTGCGCAATATCGCAGCCGAGGGCGCCGATCGCGCCGACATGGCCTGA
- a CDS encoding SOS response-associated peptidase family protein, with the protein MTECNEAIRPVHDRMPVLLHADEYDRLLRGSFDDLIAFQERCLPDDLIEMTRTDELWVKRKIAQSDVMAAS; encoded by the coding sequence ATGACCGAATGCAACGAAGCCATCCGCCCGGTTCATGATCGTATGCCGGTGTTGCTTCATGCCGACGAGTACGATCGCTTGCTGCGCGGAAGCTTCGACGATCTCATTGCCTTCCAGGAACGCTGTTTGCCCGATGATCTGATCGAGATGACGCGAACCGACGAACTCTGGGTGAAGCGCAAGATCGCGCAGTCGGACGTGATGGCCGCGTCGTAG
- a CDS encoding TonB-dependent receptor plug domain-containing protein yields MMIRFDTTAGAIAIATGLMASSAFAQTAPTRPSDPQVAAQQPDPETSDDEAIVVTGTNIAGTAPVGTQAVTLKRDTILNTGNTSLADVLRDLPQVTNLGIYREGATQGGYNATQANGINLRGLGIGGTLTLVDGHRLPSTGTVSTITEANQIPIAMIERVEVILDGSSAVYGSDAVGGVVNYVTRKNLRGVEAAGRLTLVDGYKEYGGSVTAGQTWNDLGGLGAGNIIVSYDYTWRDPMFASSRARLSQNLTQFGGIDNRITGGARNGGVGLQSGSFATPGAPGNIIVPSGGTYIYYGIPQGNGTGLTFANLSTTPNLLDTADYTTYMGSMRRHQAVVLINQELSPSIEFYFEGLYTNRHTRSEQFQSNGPDVCVAATSPYYIAGIPGTAGQTCSTGPSPTDTRVPGITMQYNFQNAIGSWGTDNPDENYTLISGIRAKLPGGWRAEASFTYGADNTCGICRYDNNSSFGAFQHQVNLGNINPFSTAPLTAAQRESFVGTVLQFSHNRFKDVVVKMNGSLFDLPGGAVKAAFGGEYTHTSYDLESGGNISPGEQGDYATPSRDNEFVWSNFASGRRSVVAAFAELYVPLISEQNAMPLIRSLVFNGAVRYDHYSDFGSTTNPKLGMTWEIFDGFTARGSWGTSFRAPALTDNDPYVGSFKFLTSFPTNVTGVNCFSPAPGLCLSNTLILFGAQPGLKPEKSKSWSLGFDFAPRFLPGLKVSTTYYNIRYSNRLQAPPWQEAFGSNASFALYSQYAKAINNTGCVQGNPSTYDPALLPYLSAVGLYTLYMPVAGRECQVQAVADGRTTNIGTTNQEGLDFATNYGFDSSIGTWNVGGSLTIVLKENAQYVAGAPVVDRLDTLGYPVSVRGRGSIGWTDGSLGANLYVNHVGPYKNTTPLNNTVSTHVAPWTTVDAGISYSFGENSWAGLKGTRISLNAQNLFNRDPPLVLTNGYASYDPQQANILGRIVTIQLAKSF; encoded by the coding sequence ATGATGATACGGTTTGACACGACCGCCGGGGCTATCGCCATCGCTACCGGTCTGATGGCGTCGAGCGCATTCGCGCAGACGGCGCCCACGCGTCCCAGTGATCCGCAGGTCGCGGCACAGCAACCAGACCCGGAGACCTCCGACGACGAAGCGATCGTCGTTACCGGCACCAACATTGCCGGCACCGCGCCGGTCGGAACTCAGGCCGTCACCTTGAAGCGCGATACGATCCTCAACACCGGCAACACCAGCCTGGCGGACGTGCTTCGCGATCTTCCGCAGGTCACCAATCTCGGCATCTACCGGGAAGGCGCGACCCAGGGAGGCTACAACGCGACACAGGCCAACGGCATCAATCTGCGCGGGCTCGGCATTGGCGGAACGCTGACCCTGGTCGACGGCCATCGCCTGCCCAGCACCGGAACGGTTTCGACGATCACCGAGGCTAACCAGATTCCGATCGCGATGATCGAGCGAGTCGAAGTGATCCTTGACGGTAGTTCCGCAGTCTATGGTTCGGATGCCGTAGGCGGAGTGGTCAATTACGTCACGCGCAAGAACCTCCGGGGCGTCGAGGCCGCTGGCCGCTTGACCCTGGTCGATGGCTATAAGGAATATGGCGGCTCGGTCACCGCCGGCCAGACCTGGAATGATCTTGGCGGGCTGGGCGCGGGCAACATCATCGTCAGCTATGATTACACCTGGCGCGACCCGATGTTCGCAAGTTCGCGCGCGCGGCTGTCGCAGAACCTGACGCAATTCGGCGGCATCGACAATCGCATCACCGGCGGCGCGCGCAATGGCGGCGTCGGGCTGCAGAGCGGCAGTTTCGCGACCCCCGGCGCTCCCGGCAACATCATCGTTCCGTCAGGGGGCACCTATATCTATTACGGCATTCCCCAGGGCAATGGCACCGGCCTGACCTTCGCCAATCTCTCGACGACCCCCAATTTGCTCGATACGGCAGATTACACGACGTACATGGGCAGCATGCGGCGGCACCAGGCCGTCGTCCTGATCAACCAGGAACTGAGCCCGTCGATCGAGTTCTATTTCGAGGGGCTCTACACCAATCGCCACACCCGTAGTGAGCAGTTCCAGAGCAACGGGCCCGACGTCTGCGTCGCCGCGACCAGCCCATATTACATCGCCGGAATCCCCGGCACCGCCGGCCAGACCTGCAGCACCGGGCCGAGCCCGACCGACACCAGAGTGCCCGGTATTACCATGCAATATAACTTTCAGAACGCCATCGGGAGCTGGGGAACCGACAACCCGGATGAGAATTACACGCTGATTTCCGGGATCAGGGCCAAGCTTCCCGGCGGCTGGCGGGCAGAGGCGTCATTCACCTATGGCGCTGACAACACCTGCGGGATCTGCCGCTATGACAATAACAGCAGCTTCGGTGCCTTTCAGCACCAGGTCAATCTCGGCAACATCAACCCGTTCAGCACCGCCCCTCTGACGGCCGCCCAACGGGAGAGCTTTGTCGGCACGGTCCTTCAGTTCAGCCATAACCGGTTCAAGGATGTGGTCGTCAAGATGAACGGCTCGCTGTTCGATTTGCCCGGCGGCGCGGTCAAGGCGGCGTTCGGCGGTGAATATACCCACACCTCGTACGATCTCGAGAGCGGCGGCAATATCTCTCCGGGGGAGCAGGGCGATTATGCCACACCGTCGCGCGACAATGAGTTCGTCTGGAGCAACTTTGCCAGCGGCAGGCGCAGCGTCGTGGCAGCCTTTGCCGAGCTTTACGTGCCGCTCATCAGCGAGCAGAACGCGATGCCGCTGATCCGGTCGCTGGTGTTCAATGGGGCGGTCCGTTACGATCATTATTCCGACTTCGGCTCGACCACCAATCCGAAGCTGGGGATGACCTGGGAGATATTCGACGGGTTCACGGCGCGTGGTTCCTGGGGCACGTCGTTCCGCGCCCCGGCGCTGACCGACAACGATCCCTATGTCGGCTCGTTCAAGTTCCTCACGTCGTTCCCGACCAACGTCACCGGCGTCAATTGCTTCTCGCCGGCGCCGGGGCTGTGCCTGTCCAACACGCTGATTCTGTTCGGCGCGCAGCCAGGCCTCAAGCCCGAAAAATCGAAAAGCTGGTCGCTCGGGTTCGATTTCGCGCCGCGCTTTCTGCCCGGCCTGAAAGTGTCCACCACCTATTACAATATTCGCTACAGCAACCGGCTCCAGGCGCCACCATGGCAGGAAGCGTTCGGCAGCAACGCCAGCTTCGCTTTGTACTCGCAATACGCAAAGGCGATCAACAATACCGGCTGCGTCCAGGGCAATCCGAGCACCTATGATCCGGCCCTGCTGCCTTATCTTTCGGCGGTCGGCCTGTACACCTTGTACATGCCCGTCGCCGGCCGCGAGTGCCAGGTTCAGGCGGTTGCGGACGGTCGCACGACCAATATCGGCACCACCAACCAGGAAGGTCTGGATTTCGCCACCAATTATGGCTTCGATTCGTCGATCGGCACTTGGAATGTCGGGGGCAGCCTGACGATCGTGCTCAAGGAGAACGCGCAATATGTTGCCGGAGCGCCGGTGGTCGATCGCCTCGACACGCTTGGCTATCCGGTGTCGGTGCGTGGGCGCGGTTCGATCGGCTGGACCGACGGGTCGCTGGGCGCGAACCTGTATGTGAACCATGTGGGGCCGTATAAGAACACGACGCCGCTGAACAACACGGTATCGACTCATGTCGCGCCTTGGACGACGGTCGACGCCGGGATTAGCTACAGCTTCGGCGAGAATTCGTGGGCCGGTCTGAAGGGGACGCGGATTTCGCTCAACGCGCAGAACCTGTTCAACCGCGATCCGCCGCTGGTGCTCACCAACGGCTATGCGAGCTACGATCCCCAGCAGGCGAACATCCTGGGACGTATCGTGACGATCCAACTCGCGAAGAGCTTCTGA